The following are encoded in a window of Candidatus Aegiribacteria sp. genomic DNA:
- a CDS encoding GNAT family N-acetyltransferase, whose product MTDFHHYYLEFLGASDEMLELGQRVFPSGLRSKPQSELSYNIHDLIVAEYQDTLIHSINPTLVDSYRSLAPAEVSGDLFAQVDDAFFSISPYGHYWISEWYRYSISHGFTDDPDVEVLNHSHRELLEESRKNRRGRLYRNWIWEKAYSPLLSEGSVFAIVKDGKIVSQSSASDIPSGAANIDVWTHENHRRQGFGSKCVRQVVNWCIKNDRVPVYLVSTGNTASIKLAEELGFTRYAREIRTSVTVS is encoded by the coding sequence TTGACCGATTTTCACCATTACTACCTTGAATTTCTTGGAGCATCTGATGAGATGCTAGAACTAGGGCAGAGAGTATTCCCATCGGGACTTCGCTCCAAGCCTCAGTCCGAACTCTCGTATAATATCCATGACCTAATAGTCGCCGAATACCAGGATACGCTAATCCACTCGATAAATCCCACCCTGGTGGATAGCTACCGTTCACTAGCTCCAGCTGAAGTATCCGGTGATTTGTTTGCACAAGTCGATGATGCGTTTTTCAGCATAAGCCCATACGGACATTACTGGATTTCGGAGTGGTACAGATACTCCATCAGCCATGGCTTCACCGATGATCCGGATGTTGAGGTGCTTAACCACTCGCATCGCGAACTGCTCGAGGAATCCAGGAAAAACAGAAGAGGGAGACTCTACAGGAACTGGATCTGGGAAAAAGCTTACTCACCATTGCTCTCGGAGGGAAGTGTATTTGCCATTGTGAAAGATGGGAAGATCGTTTCGCAGAGTTCGGCTAGTGACATTCCATCTGGAGCTGCAAACATCGATGTCTGGACTCATGAAAACCACAGGAGACAGGGATTTGGTTCTAAGTGTGTTCGTCAGGTAGTGAACTGGTGTATTAAGAACGATCGAGTACCAGTCTATCTTGTCTCTACGGGGAATACTGCTTCCATAAAACTTGCAGAGGAACTGGGATTCACCAGGTATGCCCGAGAGATAAGAACATCCGTAACGGTATCCTGA